One part of the Parabacteroides distasonis ATCC 8503 genome encodes these proteins:
- a CDS encoding type IV toxin-antitoxin system AbiEi family antitoxin domain-containing protein yields the protein MDRQLTEIGTIPVTTSIIESLYPELKSANKKVTWLEKQGFIIRLKRGLYVANPKHSGKTLSSELIANHLYAPSYISMSTALRYYGLIPEAVYVHQSMTVKHSRSFQTPVGCYDYKHISKMAFPIGVRSMYKDNYAFLIASPEKALCDLIANSSQVNLRYMKDVETYLEQDIRMDMDEFNKMDKTIFEDYIKVGKKADSISTLLKFLRR from the coding sequence ATGGATAGACAATTAACTGAAATAGGAACTATTCCTGTAACGACTTCAATCATCGAATCGTTATACCCGGAACTTAAGTCTGCGAATAAAAAAGTGACCTGGCTTGAGAAGCAAGGATTTATCATCAGACTGAAGCGGGGACTTTATGTGGCTAACCCCAAACATTCAGGAAAGACCCTATCGAGTGAGTTGATAGCCAATCATCTCTATGCACCTTCGTATATTTCAATGTCTACTGCACTACGATATTATGGACTTATCCCCGAGGCTGTATATGTTCATCAATCAATGACGGTAAAGCACTCGCGTAGCTTTCAAACTCCGGTCGGCTGTTATGACTACAAACATATCTCAAAAATGGCATTTCCAATAGGAGTAAGGAGTATGTATAAGGATAATTATGCTTTTCTTATTGCATCACCGGAAAAGGCTTTGTGTGATTTGATTGCCAATTCCTCGCAGGTCAATCTTCGCTATATGAAAGATGTGGAAACATATCTTGAACAGGATATTCGTATGGATATGGATGAGTTCAATAAGATGGATAAAACCATATTCGAAGACTACATAAAAGTTGGCAAAAAGGCCGATTCAATTTCGACACTTTTAAAATTCTTGAGACGATGA
- a CDS encoding helix-turn-helix domain-containing protein: protein MTKSTMGTKLPRKLEQKMLIVGEQIRLARLRRNLSIAQVAERATCSPLTVSRIEKGVPTVAIGIYLRVLYALQLDDDILLLAKEDAMGKALQDLSLKQRERASKKE from the coding sequence ATGACGAAAAGTACGATGGGTACCAAGTTGCCAAGAAAATTGGAGCAGAAGATGCTGATAGTAGGTGAGCAGATCAGGCTGGCCAGACTACGCAGGAATCTTAGTATTGCCCAAGTCGCCGAACGTGCCACCTGTTCACCTCTGACGGTTTCACGCATAGAGAAAGGTGTACCAACGGTGGCAATAGGCATTTATCTTAGGGTGCTTTATGCGCTTCAATTAGATGATGATATTCTTCTGCTTGCAAAAGAAGATGCAATGGGAAAAGCATTACAGGATTTAAGTCTTAAACAAAGGGAAAGGGCATCAAAAAAAGAATAA
- a CDS encoding nucleotidyl transferase AbiEii/AbiGii toxin family protein has translation MKNEIFDNMLSRYDLTTEQQKRNAIFEVNQQVILAGLYAGGFFESAAFYGGTCLRIFHGLQRFSEDMDFSLLTQDDKFDFTKYFPAIVDAFTMVGREVEIKKKDKRNFGKVESAFLKDNTDVYDVTFQTEKSIKIKIEVDTCPPLNFKTEQKLLLQPYSFMTRCFTLPDLFAGKMHALVYRAWKNRVKGRDWYDFEWYVRHNIPLDFAHLAERCKQFNNENITPELFKEKLIERLSSADIKQVKEDVLPFVRNPKELDIWSNDYFVQLAGMVRIE, from the coding sequence ATGAAAAATGAAATATTCGACAATATGCTCTCCCGTTATGATTTAACAACAGAGCAACAGAAGAGAAACGCTATATTTGAAGTGAACCAACAAGTGATACTTGCTGGCTTGTATGCCGGAGGCTTTTTTGAGTCGGCGGCTTTCTATGGTGGAACTTGCTTGAGAATCTTTCATGGCTTACAGCGTTTCAGTGAGGATATGGATTTTTCATTGCTTACGCAAGATGATAAGTTCGATTTTACGAAATACTTTCCTGCTATCGTTGATGCTTTTACAATGGTAGGCCGTGAGGTTGAAATAAAGAAAAAAGACAAGAGGAATTTCGGAAAGGTCGAATCGGCATTTCTTAAAGATAATACCGATGTGTATGATGTGACTTTCCAAACAGAGAAATCTATAAAGATAAAGATAGAAGTAGATACTTGCCCACCGTTGAACTTCAAGACGGAACAGAAGCTATTGCTTCAGCCATATTCATTTATGACCCGTTGTTTTACACTTCCCGACTTGTTTGCAGGCAAGATGCACGCCTTAGTATATCGTGCGTGGAAGAACAGAGTAAAAGGTCGTGATTGGTACGACTTTGAATGGTATGTACGCCATAATATCCCACTTGATTTTGCTCATTTGGCAGAACGGTGCAAGCAGTTCAACAATGAGAATATCACTCCAGAGTTATTCAAGGAGAAACTCATTGAGCGTCTCTCTTCAGCTGATATAAAACAAGTGAAAGAAGATGTATTGCCTTTCGTGCGCAATCCAAAAGAACTTGATATTTGGTCAAATGATTATTTCGTGCAGTTGGCCGGGATGGTAAGAATAGAATAA